GCCGCGCTGCTGTGGCCTGCCCTGCCGGCCCGTGTGTTGCGTCTGCAAGAGCGTGGCATGCCGCCGATTCCGGCGATGCAGGAAGGCGCTCACGAACTGATCGCCGAACAATGCCAGCGAATTGCGATTCCAAAACGCTTCACCATGCCGATCCGCGAGATCTGGGACATGCAGGAACGCCTGCCTCGCCGCAGCGGCAAACGCGCCGACCTGTTGCTGGACAATCCGCGCTTCCGCGCCGGCTACGACTTCCTGCTGCTGCGTGAAAGCGCCGGCGAGCAGACCGATGGCCTGGGCGAATGGTGGACCGATTATCAGGACGCCAACGACAGCGAACGCCGCGACATGATCCGCGACCTCAGCGGTAAGGGTGATGACGCGAGTGGCGCTCCGCGCAAGCGTCGCCGCAGCAGCGGTTCCAAGCGCAAACGCGCCGGCGCACCGAGCGCCACGGGCGAATAAGGCATGGAACGCATCTACATCGGCATGGGCAGCAACCTGGCTGACCCGGCCGAACAACTGCGCAGCGCGGTCGACGCCTTGGGGCAACTGCCGGATACAGCCCTTGTAGGCGTGTCTGCCTTTTACCAGAGCGACTCGTTGCTGCCGGGCCAGCCCCGTTACACCAACGCGGTGGCGGCGCTGGACAGCACACTCGCCCCGCTGGACCTGCTCGATGCCCTGCAAGCCATCGAAAACGATCAGGGCCGCGAACGCCTGGAACGCTGGGGCCCGCGCACGCTGGATCTGGACATCCTGCTGTTCGGTGACCGTCTGATCGACGAGCCGCGCCTCAAAGTCCCGCATTACCACATGCAGGAACGCGCATTCGTTCTATATCCCTTGGCCGAACTGGCCCCCGAAGATCTCCGCCTGGCCGATGGTCGCAGTCTTGCCGATCTGCTAGCGGCCTGTCCGTTCGTCGGCCTCGAGCGCCTCTCCCACGCCTGACCCCAACCGCCGATGCGGGAGCAAACTGGCTCCCGCATTTTGCGTTCTTGTAGGACAAAAACTCCGTAGATCAGGCCCGCCGGCCCGCTGAATCGCATCAGTAACGCCGGTAACACTCCCGTCGTAACAATGCGGTAACACATGCAATTGACTTCCTGAGGCCTCATCACGACTATAGGCGTCCCGCTGCCGCCAACCCGGCATACAAGGGCGCAATCCAGGCCTTATAAGCACGACAAAAGAGCGTGCGCCTGAATAGATGACGAATCACGCGCGTTACTCGCAGTAGTTTCCAAAGCGCCTGAACGAGGATTTCTTACATGCCAGCCATCACCCTGACCACGCTCCAGAGCCTCAAGCAGAAAGGTGAAAAAATCACCATGCTGACCTGCTATGACGCGACCTTCGCCCACGCCTGCAACGAGGCCGGTGTCGAAGTGCTGCTGGTGGGCGACTCCCTCGGCATGGTCCTGCAAGGTCACGACAGCACCTTGCCGGTGACCATTGCGGAAATGGCCTACCACACTGCCTGCGTCAAACGCGGCAACACCGATGCCTTGATCCTGGCCGACCTTTCTTTCATGGCCAATGCCACCCTCGAACAAACCATGACCAACAGCGCCATGCTGATGCAGGCCGGCGCACACATGGTCAAGGTCGAAGGCGCGCTGTGGCTGGCGGAGTCGATCCGCCTGCTGGCCGAACGCGGCGTTCCGGTCTGCGCCCACATGGGCCTGACCCCGCAAGCCGTGAACATTCTCGGCGGCTATAAAGTGCAGGGTCGCAACGAAAACCAGGCGCGCCAGATGCGCGCTGACGCGATCTCCCTGGAGCAGGCCGGCGCGGCCATGTTGCTGCTGGAATGCGTACCAAGTGAACTGGCGGCTGAAATCAGCCAGGCCGTGAAAATCCCGGTGATCGGCATCGGCGCCGGCTTCGACACCGACGGTCAGGTGCTGGTATTGCATGACATGCTCGGCCTGTCGATCAGCGGCCGCGTACCGAAATTCGTGAAGAACTTCATGCAAGGTCAGGACAGCATCCAGTCCGCATTGAAGGCTTACGTCAGTGAAGTCAAAGCCGTCACCTTCCCCGGGATCGAACACGGATTCTCTGCATGAACACCGTCAAAACCGTACGTGAACTGCGCGCCGCCGTGGCGCGCGCCCGCAGTGAAGGCAAGCGCATCGGCTTTGTGCCAACGATGGGCAACCTGCACAGCGGCCACATCGCGCTGGTGACCAAGGCCAAACAGCGAGTGGACTTCGTGGTCGCGAGCATTTTCGTCAACCCGCTGCAGTTCGGCGCCGGCGAAGACCTCGACAAATACCCGCGCACCCTCGCAGCCGATCAGGAAAAACTGCTGGAAGCCGGTTGCTCCCTGCTGTTCGCCCCGACCGTCGAAGAGATGTATCCCGACGGCATGGCCGGCCAGACCCGGGTCAGCGTGCCGCAATTGTCCGAAGGATTGTGCGGCGCCAGCCGTCCCGGACATTTCGAAGGTGTGGCCACAGTGGTCAGCAAGCTGTTCAACATGGTCCAGCCGGATCTGGCGATTTTCGGTCAGAAGGACTATCAGCAACTGGCGGTAATCCGTGCGCTGGTGCATGACCTGAACATGCCGATTCAGATCATCGGCGAGCCGACCGTGCGTGCCGCCGACGGCCTGGCACTGTCCTCGCGCAACGGTTTCCTCAACGAGGAACAACGTGCCGTGGCACCCGTGGTCTATCGTGCCCTGAGCAGCATTGCCGAGTCGATCAAGCAGGGTGAGCGCGACTTTCCGGCATTGATCCAGGCTCAGCGGCAACAGCTGGAAGCCGCCGGCCTGCGTCCGGACTACCTGGAAATCCGCCACGCCCTGACCCTGCGTCCGGCGACGGCGGAAGATCGTGACCTGGTGATTCTGGTGGCCGCATTCCTCGGCACGACGCGGTTGATCGACAACCTGCACCTGAACCTCGATACCCCTGCCTGAGCACCGCAATATCAGAATGTGAGAGTGAGCCAGCTCGCTCTCACATTCGTGTTACCTCCTCTTCCAAACCGTATTGCTGACCACCAGACCATCGGGCAAACTGCCCGCCGTTTCACTGCGCGCGAAAAGCAGGGACTTGCCCGCATTACTCGCCGTCTGTCGGCCGCTCCTGTTATCGATGTTAAAAAAGTACAGGTAACAGGTCAGAAGAAGCCAAGACAGATCGCAGCGCTAGGTTTACTGTATTCGCCCTGCGCCAGTGTAATCGTGTCGACGCAGTTGCCCCCTCGCCCAAACATGGCGGGGAGGTCTTTTCAGTGTTCAAAAGGCCGTTCAAGTAAAAAGGAAAACCGCAGCGATGGCGTACTACCGCACTCCTCATGACGTTACCGCTCTGCCTGCCTGGCAAGCGTTGAAAGATCACCGCCAAGCCATGCAGGATTTCAGCATGCGCGAAGCCTTCAACGCCGATCCGCAGCGCTTCAATCAGTTCACTCTCAGCAGCTGCGGACTGTTTCTCGACTATTCGAAGAATCTGATCAACGCCGAGACCCGCAACCTGCTGGTGGGTCTGGCCAATGAAGTCGATCTCAAAGGCGCGATCAAGGCGCTGTTCGACGGCGAAATCGTCAACTCCTCCGAAGGCCGCCCGGCGCTGCACACCGCCCTGCGTCGCCCGGTCGGCGACAAGCTGTCGGTCAACGGCGTCAACGTGATGCCTGAAGTACACAAGGTGCTGAACCAGATCACCGATCTCGTGGGCCGTATCCACGACGGTCTGTGGCGCGGTTACACCGAGAAACCGATCACCGACGTGGTGAACATCGGCATCGGTGGCTCGTTCCTCGGCCCTGAACTGGTCTCCGAAGCCTTGCTGTCCTACGCCCAGAAAGGCGTGCGTTGCCATTACCTGGCGAACATCGACGGCAGCGAATTCCACGAGCTGACGCAAAAACTGCGCGCCGAGACCACGCTGTTCATCGTGTCCTCGAAGTCGTTCAACACCCTCGAAACCCTGAAAAACGCCCAGGCCGCGCGTGCCTGGTACCTGGCTCAGGGCGGTTCGGAAGCCGAGCTGTATCGTCACTTCATCGCCGTATCGAGCAACAACGCGGCAGCTGTGGCCTTCGGTATCCGCGAAGAAAACATCTTCCCGATGTGGGACTGGGTCGGCGGTCGTTACTCGCTGTGGTCGGCCATCGGTCTGCCAATCGCGCTGGCCATCGGCATGTCCAACTTCAAGGAACTGCTGTCCGGTGCCTACACCATGGACCAGCATTTCCAGAGCGCGCCGTTCGAACAGAACATGCCGGTACTGCTGGCCCTGCTCGGCGTGTGGTATGGCAACTTCTGGGGCGCGCATAGCCACGCGATCCTGCCGTACGACCACTACCTGCGTAACATCACCAAGCACTTGCAACAGCTGGACATGGAATCCAACGGCAAGAGCGTTCGTCAGGACGGCTCCGCGGTGTCGACCGACACTGGCCCGGTGATCTGGGGCGGCGTCGGCTGCAACGGTCAGCATGCTTATCACCAGTTGCTGCACCAAGGGACCCAACTGATCCCGGCCGACTTCATCGTGCCGATCGTCAGCTTCAACCCGGTGTCCGACCACCATCAGTGGCTGTACGCCAACTGCCTGTCGCAGAGCCAGGCACTGATGCTCGGCAAGACCCTGCCGGAAGCCGAAGCGGAACTGCGCGACAAGGGCATGAGCGAAGCCGAAGTGCAGAAACTGGCACCACACAAGGTGATCCCGGGCAACCGTCCGAGCAACACCATCGTGGTCGAGCGCATCAGCCCGCGTCGTCTCGGCGCACTGGTGGCGATGTACGAACACAAAGTCTTCGTGCAAAGCGTGGTCTGGGGCATCAACGCCTTCGACCAGTGGGGCGTGGAACTGGGCAAGGAACTGGGCAAGGGCGTGTACAACCGCCTGGTCGGCAGCGAAGAAAGCGTTGCCGAAGATGCTTCTACCCAAGGCCTGATCAACTACTTCCGCGGCCGTCACCGCGGCTGATTTGATCGCGCTGTAGTAACCCTGTGGGAGCGAGCTTGCTCGCGATTGCGGTTTTTCATTCAACATCAATGTTGATTGGGACTTCGCCTTCGCGAGCAAGCTCGCTCCCACAGTCGTTTGTGGATGACTTGAACCTCTTGGACTCTCGGCGCATCTTTATCCTTGTCGCACAACAAGAATAAGGAACCGTCATGTTCGATATCAGCACGTTCCCCAAAGCCGATGCCGTCCGCCGGGCTGCCCAGTTGAGTCAGGACGACTACCATCGCCTGTACCGCGAATCCATTGAACACCCCAGCACCTTCTGGGCCGAACAGGCCACACGCTTCCTCGACTGGAGCACGCCGTGGCAGACCGTCCAGCGCTATGACCTGAAGACCGGCGAAGCTTCATGGTTTGCCGGGGCGAAACTGAATGTCAGCTACAACTGCATCGACCGACACCTGGAAAAGCGCGGCGATCAGACCGCCATCCTCTGGGAAGGCGACGACCCTGCCGAATCGACGCAAATCACCTACAACAAACTCCATCACCACGTCTGCCGACTGGCCAACGTGCTGAAAAGCCGTGGCGTGAAGAAAGGCGATCGAGTCTGCATCTACATGCCGATGATCCCCGAAGCAGCCTACGCCATGCTCGCCTGCACGCGCATCGGCGCGATTCACTCGGTGGTGTTCGGCGGTTTCTCCCCGGACTCGTTGCGCGACCGCATTCTCGATGCCGACTGCCGCACCGTGATCACCGCCGATGAAGGCGTGCGTGGCGGCAAGTTCGTGCCGCTGAAACAGAATGTCGACAAGGCCCTGCAAAGCTGCCCGGACGTCAGCACCGTGGTGGTGGTCGAACGCACACAGAACAAGATCGACTGGGTCGAAGGCCGTGACCTCTGGTATCACCAGGCCGTGCGCGACGTCAGCGACGATTGCCCGCCGGAACCGATGGACGCCGAAGATCCGCTGTTCATCCTCTACACCTCCGGCAGCACCGGCAAACCCAAGGGTGTGCTGCACACAACCGGCGGTTACCTGTTGCAAGCGGCGATGACCTTCAAGTACGTGCTCGATTACCGCAATGGCGAAGTGTTCTGGTGCACCGCCGACGTCGGCTGGGTCACCGGCCACAGCTATATCGTCTACGGCCCGCTGGCCAACGGCGCCACCACGCTGATCTTCGAAGGCGTGC
The sequence above is a segment of the Pseudomonas sp. HS6 genome. Coding sequences within it:
- the folK gene encoding 2-amino-4-hydroxy-6-hydroxymethyldihydropteridine diphosphokinase; the protein is MERIYIGMGSNLADPAEQLRSAVDALGQLPDTALVGVSAFYQSDSLLPGQPRYTNAVAALDSTLAPLDLLDALQAIENDQGRERLERWGPRTLDLDILLFGDRLIDEPRLKVPHYHMQERAFVLYPLAELAPEDLRLADGRSLADLLAACPFVGLERLSHA
- the panB gene encoding 3-methyl-2-oxobutanoate hydroxymethyltransferase, whose amino-acid sequence is MPAITLTTLQSLKQKGEKITMLTCYDATFAHACNEAGVEVLLVGDSLGMVLQGHDSTLPVTIAEMAYHTACVKRGNTDALILADLSFMANATLEQTMTNSAMLMQAGAHMVKVEGALWLAESIRLLAERGVPVCAHMGLTPQAVNILGGYKVQGRNENQARQMRADAISLEQAGAAMLLLECVPSELAAEISQAVKIPVIGIGAGFDTDGQVLVLHDMLGLSISGRVPKFVKNFMQGQDSIQSALKAYVSEVKAVTFPGIEHGFSA
- the panC gene encoding pantoate--beta-alanine ligase; this translates as MNTVKTVRELRAAVARARSEGKRIGFVPTMGNLHSGHIALVTKAKQRVDFVVASIFVNPLQFGAGEDLDKYPRTLAADQEKLLEAGCSLLFAPTVEEMYPDGMAGQTRVSVPQLSEGLCGASRPGHFEGVATVVSKLFNMVQPDLAIFGQKDYQQLAVIRALVHDLNMPIQIIGEPTVRAADGLALSSRNGFLNEEQRAVAPVVYRALSSIAESIKQGERDFPALIQAQRQQLEAAGLRPDYLEIRHALTLRPATAEDRDLVILVAAFLGTTRLIDNLHLNLDTPA
- the pgi gene encoding glucose-6-phosphate isomerase, which encodes MAYYRTPHDVTALPAWQALKDHRQAMQDFSMREAFNADPQRFNQFTLSSCGLFLDYSKNLINAETRNLLVGLANEVDLKGAIKALFDGEIVNSSEGRPALHTALRRPVGDKLSVNGVNVMPEVHKVLNQITDLVGRIHDGLWRGYTEKPITDVVNIGIGGSFLGPELVSEALLSYAQKGVRCHYLANIDGSEFHELTQKLRAETTLFIVSSKSFNTLETLKNAQAARAWYLAQGGSEAELYRHFIAVSSNNAAAVAFGIREENIFPMWDWVGGRYSLWSAIGLPIALAIGMSNFKELLSGAYTMDQHFQSAPFEQNMPVLLALLGVWYGNFWGAHSHAILPYDHYLRNITKHLQQLDMESNGKSVRQDGSAVSTDTGPVIWGGVGCNGQHAYHQLLHQGTQLIPADFIVPIVSFNPVSDHHQWLYANCLSQSQALMLGKTLPEAEAELRDKGMSEAEVQKLAPHKVIPGNRPSNTIVVERISPRRLGALVAMYEHKVFVQSVVWGINAFDQWGVELGKELGKGVYNRLVGSEESVAEDASTQGLINYFRGRHRG
- the acs gene encoding acetate--CoA ligase, with the translated sequence MFDISTFPKADAVRRAAQLSQDDYHRLYRESIEHPSTFWAEQATRFLDWSTPWQTVQRYDLKTGEASWFAGAKLNVSYNCIDRHLEKRGDQTAILWEGDDPAESTQITYNKLHHHVCRLANVLKSRGVKKGDRVCIYMPMIPEAAYAMLACTRIGAIHSVVFGGFSPDSLRDRILDADCRTVITADEGVRGGKFVPLKQNVDKALQSCPDVSTVVVVERTQNKIDWVEGRDLWYHQAVRDVSDDCPPEPMDAEDPLFILYTSGSTGKPKGVLHTTGGYLLQAAMTFKYVLDYRNGEVFWCTADVGWVTGHSYIVYGPLANGATTLIFEGVPSYPSSSRFWQVIDKHKVNIFYTAPTALRALMREGAGPLQETSRESLRLLGSVGEPINPEAWEWYFNVVGEQRCPIVDTWWQTETGGIMLSPLVSAQRIKPGCATQPMFGVQPVLLDEHGKEIKGAGSGVLAIKSSWPAQIRSVYGDPQRMVDTYFKPYPGYYFTGDGARRDEDGDYWITGRIDDVINVSGHRIGTAEVESALVLHESIAEAAVVGYPHDVKGQGIYAFVTPMNGAEPNDELKKELLAHVSKEIGSFAKPDLIQWAPALPKTRSGKIMRRILRKIACNELDSLGDTSTLADPSVVQGLIDKRLNQ